In Spiroplasma melliferum, the following are encoded in one genomic region:
- the ssb gene encoding single-stranded DNA binding protein (plasmid) produces MNQFIGIGRTTKDIEIKQTSTGKEYAIFQLAIARPYSTQKETDFIPCQVWNKQAVVLQKYCQKGSQIAITGILQSFKNKEDKTQWIVQVSNYEFLHTNNDLKKDILLSEKSNEIIAEEQANYSSEDIKELFNGDDAILWD; encoded by the coding sequence ATGAATCAATTTATCGGAATTGGTAGAACAACCAAAGATATAGAAATTAAACAAACAAGTACTGGGAAAGAATATGCCATATTTCAATTGGCAATAGCACGCCCATATTCAACACAAAAAGAAACTGATTTTATCCCTTGTCAGGTTTGAAATAAACAAGCCGTAGTTTTACAAAAATATTGTCAAAAAGGTTCTCAAATTGCAATTACGGGCATTTTGCAATCTTTTAAAAATAAAGAAGATAAAACACAGTGAATAGTCCAAGTATCTAATTATGAATTTTTACATACAAATAATGACTTAAAAAAAGATATTTTACTATCTGAAAAATCAAATGAAATTATTGCCGAAGAGCAAGCAAATTATAGTTCAGAAGATATTAAAGAATTATTCAATGGTGATGATGCCATTTTATGAGATTAA